GCGGGCTCACTTTCCGTCCTATTGAGGAAAGTTTAGTTGAAATATATGACTGGGAAAGGAAACGTAGTCTCGCTGAGAGCGAATGGAAATCTGGAATGCGGTCAGATAGGGAGAAAGAATTGCTTGAATTGTGGTCTAGAAAATAAGAAAAATTGTTTATCGCTGATATAATCGAATTAACTCTGATAATTAGAAATGGTCCCTGCTAGAGGGACCATTTTGAGGGCAGTTTACGCTGCTCTTTTTCCTTTTTACATTAATTTTCTTTTTTGCTTCAATAGTTCGTTGAATTCACAATCTAATTCCAGGTATTTAGGATTTTTTTGGTCAATTAGTGATAATTCACCCAAGATTGTAGCGATTCGATTTTCAATGATCATCAATGTTTCTTTTTTATCAATAGGTTCAGTACCTTTGGTTTTATTAAAATACTCATCTGGCTTCATTTCCACACGTTGAATTCTTTGGTTCTCGAATACAAGGAGTTTATCACACAGCTTATTTAAAAAATAGTAATCATGAGAAACAGTAATGATTGTACCTGCGAATTCATTTAGTGTTTTTTCAAGTTGTTCCCTGCTTGGTAAGTCTAGGTGATTGGTTGGTTCATCTAAGATTAGAACATCATAGTCCTTCATAAGCATGTCAACTAACTTCACCCTTGTTCTCTCTCCGAGACTCAAAGTTCCAATGGGCTTCGTAATAAACTGTTCCTTTAATCCCAGATTGGCAAATAATGTCCTCGCCTTGAGAATGTTTTCTCGGTCAGTAAACCCTAATGCCTCTAATGCAGTTTTATTAACTGGTAAGTCATCAACATCCTGACTTAGGTAAGCAGCCTTTAAAGATTCACTTTTCCAAAGCTCACCGCTAGAAACGGGTGTTTCACCAAGGATCATTTTAATTAAAGTCGTTTTACCGCAGCCGTTTTCTCCTAATAAACCAATGCGCTCTCCGTGATTAATATAAAAATGAGAATCGTGGAATAAGAATCTTGCATCAAACGTTTTTGTTACACCCTTTGCCTCAATTATCCTTTTACCTCTACTTCCTTTCGTATCAAACTCAAATCTGACCTTTGTCTCCTCAAGAGGTTTGTCGACCTTGTTTTTTTCAAGCTCGCTCTGGAGCCTTTTCATTTTGGACTTCACTTGAGCATCACGTTTTTTCGCCTTTACCCGGTGATATTCTTTATTACCAAAATCTCTTCCTTGTTTAGTTGATGTCCTGTGAGCTTTCTCGGACCAGGACGATAATTGCTCCATTTGCATTTCTATTTCCTCTTTTTTA
This Neobacillus sp. YX16 DNA region includes the following protein-coding sequences:
- the abc-f gene encoding ribosomal protection-like ABC-F family protein, producing the protein MNKNNLSIIKVTGIEMNFNLRKILDNISFEIKNGERIGLVGYNGTGKTTLANILTGKLAPDKGFVEKSPELSIGYLTQSIDYEGSEFQNSLAAEGEILQHSSELGLKKVYEWEEKRLNHLSGGEKLKLALSNVWASKPGFLILDEPTNHLDFKGIEWLIEELQRFKGPVLIISHDRHFLDKTVTRIFEIENKKINFYNGNYSDYQKEKQHRLETQMHHYEVQQRKKEEIEMQMEQLSSWSEKAHRTSTKQGRDFGNKEYHRVKAKKRDAQVKSKMKRLQSELEKNKVDKPLEETKVRFEFDTKGSRGKRIIEAKGVTKTFDARFLFHDSHFYINHGERIGLLGENGCGKTTLIKMILGETPVSSGELWKSESLKAAYLSQDVDDLPVNKTALEALGFTDRENILKARTLFANLGLKEQFITKPIGTLSLGERTRVKLVDMLMKDYDVLILDEPTNHLDLPSREQLEKTLNEFAGTIITVSHDYYFLNKLCDKLLVFENQRIQRVEMKPDEYFNKTKGTEPIDKKETLMIIENRIATILGELSLIDQKNPKYLELDCEFNELLKQKRKLM